Proteins found in one Diorhabda carinulata isolate Delta chromosome 11, icDioCari1.1, whole genome shotgun sequence genomic segment:
- the LOC130899558 gene encoding uncharacterized protein LOC130899558, with product MSTDNSTSNDDVSEVVADYKYRLVVFVGKKKKKDIDIVPSSWIFYDEKTDTIKCKFMPPPYDVKRSDTLSKMVQNCEQPINDWPVYSVDIRGRARTFEEANELAIQLEYKPFAYSTQNEETAKVKAANDVHFFKNRKTFRDESLKMLNEINIDLGEKTRVNRAQPSSQKLPTEEDKQDRYYSSTDSDEEHCYDASRSKKKKIITRKNIKRSRISSSSTSDSNLKIDENNPQTPNVMEKLDKNCQPVLLCSSTNQHSIEKIEGDQFEKLYRMIDARFKTFSNEISEKFTKLNSQYNSLSLQIGQLSGKIIEIQHQLTKNNINNTDIEVDSDDENAEIKLPCKTKIDFDQFDEKLEKDKNFQKKFVRKLLQKVNRRLPITRNFGELLRYCISRDVGLMFAPVKTSKKKSHVFKDTCLFKVIKATLRKVFSKPGEDVPDQNILDAMASALHNCKDWDGGRTARSKKPAEANSEIDNEHLD from the exons ATGAGTACTGATAATAGTACATCAAATGATGATGTATCAGAAGTGGTTGCAGATTATAAGTATAGACTAGTTGTTTTTGttggtaagaaaaaaaaaaaagatattgacaTAGTGCCATCGTCTTggattttttatgatgaaaaaacagaCACAATCAAGTGCAAATTTATGCCTCCACCATACGATGTAAAGCGATCGGATACGTTATCAAAAATGGTACAGAATTGTGAACAACCGATAAATGATTGGccagtttattcagtagacatCCGAGGAAGAGCTC GAACGTTTGAAGAAGCTAATGAATTGGCTATCCAATTGGAATATAAGCCATTTGCTTATTCTACACAAAATGAAGAGACAGCTAAAGTAAAGGCTGCTAATgatgtgcatttttttaaaaatagaaaaacattcaGAGATGAATCTTTGAAGATGTTAAATGAAATCAACATCGATTTAGGTGAAAAAACACGTGTGAATAGAG ctcAGCCATCATCGCAAAAGTTACCAACAGAAGAAGATAAACAAGATAGATATTATTCTTCCACAGACTCAGACGAAGAACATTGTTACGATGCATCtagatcaaaaaaaaagaaaatcattaccagaaaaaatatcaaaagatctcGCATATCTTCGTCCAGTACATCTGattcgaatttaaaaattgatgaaaataatccaCAAACACCTAATGTAATGGAAAAGCTAGATAAGAATTGTCAACCAGTATTATTATGCTCGTCAACAAACCaacattcaattgaaaaaatcgaaggTGACCAATTTG AAAAGTTATATCGTATGATTGATGCCCGCTTTAAgactttttcaaatgaaatatcggAGAAATTCACTAAACTCAATAGTCAATATAATTCATTATCTTTACAAATTGGACAGTtaagtggaaaaattattgagattcagcatcaattaacaaagaataatatcaataacaCAGATATTGAAGTCGATAGTGATGATGAAAATGCTGAAATAAAACTTCcatgtaaaacaaaaatagattttgatcagttcgatgaaaaacttgaaaaagataagaattttcaaaaaaaattc GTTCGGAAATTACTTCAAAAAGTCAATAGACGCTTACCCATAACTAGGAATTTTGGCGAATTATTAAGATATTGTATATCTCGCGATGTAGGTCTCATGTTCGCTCCAGTTaagacttcaaaaaaaaaatcacatgtaTTCAAGGATACATGTctttttaaagttataaaag cgACGCtcagaaaagttttttcgaaaccAGGCGAAGATGTCCCAGACCAAAATATTCTTGATGCTATGGCTTCAGCTCTACATAATTGTAAAGACTGGGACGGTGGACGAACTGCTCGTTCCAAGAAACCTGCTGAAGCTAATAGTGAAATAGACAATGAGCATTTAGACTAG